TGCCATTGGAGATGATGGGGTAATAGGATAGATAGCAGCAACTTCTGTAAATGCATAAGATACATAAGCAGCAGCGGTGTTTCCATCCATGGTTTTCATAATTTTAGCCATTGATTTGTTCCTCCTTGTTATTTGAAATTTGAGTAATTAGTTAAAAACTCTTAAGTACAATGTATACACAAAAACCTAGTATGTGTATTTGTACTTTAGATAAATAAGAAATTGAAACTATATATAAAACGATAAAATCGTTTTAAACAAATTAATAGCCTGAAGACTGGGATTTTGAAGCTGTCACAATAGCGATAGAAGCACTTGCACCTATTCTAGTTGCCCCGCTTTCAATCATAGTAACTGCATCCTCATAGGTTCTTACTCCTCCTGATGCTTTTACTCCCATTTCAGTACCAACAGTTTTTCTCATAAGAGCAATATCTTCCTTTGTTGCTCCACCAGTAGAAAATCCAGTAGATGTCTTTACAAAGTCAGCTCCTGCATCTTTAGCTAGCTTGCATGCTCTTTCTTTTTCTTCATCTGTTAAAAGACAAGTTTCAATGATTACCTTAACTAGTGCTTTCTTGTCAGCCGCATCAACCACAGCCTTTATATCCTTAAGCACTTGCTCATCTTTTTTGTCTTTTA
The sequence above is a segment of the Acetoanaerobium noterae genome. Coding sequences within it:
- the deoC gene encoding deoxyribose-phosphate aldolase yields the protein MKNLSRYIDHTLLKADATENEVIKLCNEAKEYDFFSVCINPGFVEIAAKELSESNVAVCTVIGFPLGASTPETKAFETRDAIQKGAAEVDMVINISKLKDKKDEQVLKDIKAVVDAADKKALVKVIIETCLLTDEEKERACKLAKDAGADFVKTSTGFSTGGATKEDIALMRKTVGTEMGVKASGGVRTYEDAVTMIESGATRIGASASIAIVTASKSQSSGY